One part of the Rutidosis leptorrhynchoides isolate AG116_Rl617_1_P2 chromosome 1, CSIRO_AGI_Rlap_v1, whole genome shotgun sequence genome encodes these proteins:
- the LOC139876989 gene encoding villin-2 yields MSGSAKALEPAFQGVGQRVGTEIWRIENFQPVPLPKSDYGKFYSGDSYIVLQTTSGKGGAYFYDIHFWLGKDTSQDEAGTAAIKTVELDAILGGRAVQYREPQGHESDKFLSYFKPCIIPLEGGVASGFKETEEEEFETRLYTCKGKRAVRLKQVPFSRSTLNHDDVFILDTKDKIFQFNGANSNIQERAKALEVIQFLKEKYHDGTCDVAIVDDGKLQAEGDSGEFWVIFGGFAPIGKKVASDDDVVLEKTPPKLYCIAEGQVKDVDGELSKSLLENNKCYLLDCGSEVFVWVGRVTQVDERKAAMQAAEEFIVNENRPKSTRVTRLIQGYETHSFKSNFESWPSGSAPSAPEEGRGKVAALLKQQGVGLKGLAKSSTATEEVPPLLEENGKIEVWRINGSAKTPVSKEDIGKFYSGDCYIVLYTYHSSEKKEDYYLCCWYGKDSIEEDQNTAARLATTMFNSLKGRPVQGRVYQGKEPAQFVAIFQPMVVLKGGLSSGYKNYIADKGLNDETYSSDGVALIQISGTSVHNNKAVQVEAVATSLNSYDCFLLQSGSSLFTWHGNQSIVEQQNIAAKIAEFLKPGANVKFAKEGTENSTFWFALGGKQGYTSKKVSQETVRDPHLFGYSINKGKFEIEEIYNFAQDDLLTEDMLILDTHAEVFVWVGQSVDPKEKQSAFEIGQKYIELASSLDGLSPCVPVYKVSEGNEPSFFTTFFSWDSAKANAHGNSFQKKILHMFGLGGGHAAESQDRSNGNQGGPTQRASALAALNSAFQSSPTSAKSSASPQGPSRGSQRAAAVAALSSVLTAEKKDASPARPVRSPLSEGGSPAIAKSEERSDVVESNESSDVTTETSEPIQETNGEASAPISPTDENECDSVDSQSTFSYEQLRAKSENPVTGIDFKRREAYLSAEEFERVLGMTKEAFYKIPKWKQDMMKKKVDLF; encoded by the exons ATGTCTGGCTCTGCAAAAGCTCTCGAACCAGCATTCCAGGGAGTCGGTCAAAGAGT AGGGACTGAGATATGGAGAATTGAAAACTTTCAGCCCGTACCTTTGCCCAAGTCTGATTATGGTAAATTCTACTCTGGTGATTCGTACATTGTATTGCAG ACTACTTCTGGTAAAGGAGGTGCATATTTCTACGACATACATTTCTGGTTGGGAAAAGATACCAGTCAG GATGAAGCTGGAACCGCAGCAATAAAGACAGTAGAACTTGATGCAATTCTTGGTGGTCGTGCAGTGCAGTATCGGGAACCTCAGGGTCATGAATCTGATAAATTTTTGTCATACTTTAAACCATGTATTATTCCACTTGAGGGAGGTGTTGCATCAGGATTTAaggaaactgaagaagaagaatttGAAACACGATTGTACACATGCAAAGGCAAACGAGCTGTCAGATTGAAGCAG GTCCCATTCTCTCGATCTACATTGAATCATGATGATGTCTTTATCTTGGATACAAAGGATAAGATCTTTCAATTTAATGGAGCGAACTCAAATATACAAGAAAGGGCTAAGGCACTCGAAGTGATTCAGTTTTTGAAGgagaagtatcatgatgggacatgcgatgttgcaattgttg ATGATGGAAAGCTACAAGCGGAGGGTGACTCGGGTGAATTTTGGGTCATCTTTGGTGGCTTTGCTCCTATCGGGAAAAAGGTCGCAAGTGACGATGATGTCGTCTTAGAAAAGACTCCTCCAAAACTTTATTG CATTGCTGAAGGTCAGGTTAAGGATGTAGATGGCGAACTTTCAAAATCGTTATTGGAAAACAACAAATGCTATCTATTGGACTGTGGCTCAGAGGTGTTTGTTTGGGTTGGGAGAGTAACACAAGTGGATGAAAGAAAAGCTGCCATGCAAGCTGCTGAG GAGTTCATTGTTAATGAAAATCGGCCCAAGTCAACTCGTGTAACTCGACTAATCCAAGGTTACGAGACACATTCATTTAAGTCCAACTTTGAGTCATGGCCTTCAGGTTCAGCACCTTCTGCTCCCGAGGAGGGTAGAGGAAAAGTAGCAG CTTTGTTGAAGCAACAAGGTGTTGGCCTTAAAGGGCTGGCAAAAAGTTCTACTGCAACTGAAGAAGTCCCACCTTTGCTCGAAGAGAATGGAAAAATCGAG GTGTGGCGTATTAATGGAAGTGCTAAAACTCCAGTATCCAAGGAGGATATTGGTAAATTTTATAGTGGAGATTGCTACATCGTCCTTTACACTTACCATTCAAGTGAAAAGAAAGAAGATTATTACCTATGCTGTTGGTATGGCAAAGACAGCATTGAG GAGGACCAAAATACAGCTGCTCGTCTGGCTACAACTATGTTTAACTCACTGAAAGGAAGACCAGTTCAG GGTCGTGTATATCAAGGGAAAGAACCAGCACAATTTGTTGCCATCTTTCAGCCTATGGTTGTGTTGAAG GGTGGATTGAGCTCTGGTTACAAAAACTACATTGCAGACAAAGGGTTGAATGATGAAACCTATAGTTCAGATGGTGTAGCCCTCATTCAGATATCTGGAACTTCAGTGCATAATAATAAAGCCGTTCAAGTGGAAGCC GTGGCAACCTCATTAAATTCCTATGATTGCTttcttcttcaatctggttcatcaTTATTCACCTGGCATGGGAACCAGAGCATTGTCGAGCAGCAGAATATAGCTGCCAAAATTGCTGAATTTTTGAAG CCTGGAGCCAATGTGAAGTTTGCTAAAGAAGGAACAGAAAATTCAACCTTTTGGTTTGCACTTGGAGGAAAACAAGGTTACACCAGTAAAAAAGTATCACAAGAAACCGTTAGAGATCCTCATTTGTTTGGATATTCAATCAACAAAG GAAAGTTTGAG ATTGAGGAAATCTACAATTTTGCACAAGATGATCTGTTAACAGAGGATATGTTAATTTTGGATACACATGCTGAAGTGTTTGTTTGGGTTGGTCAATCGGTAGACCCCAAAGAAAAGCAAAGTGCCTTTGAAATTGGCCAG AAATACATAGAGTTGGCTTCATCTCTAGATGGACTCTCCCCATGCGTGCCCGTATACAAAGTTTCAGAAGGAAATGAACCTAGTTTCTTCACAACATTTTTTTCATGGGATTCTGCAAAAGCTAAT GCTCACGGGAACTCATTTCAAAAGAAGATTTTGCATATGTTCGGATTAGGAGGAGGCCATGCTGCTGAG AGTCAAGATAGGTCAAACGGAAACCAGGGTGGGCCCACACAAAGAGCTTCAGCCTTGGCGGCCTTGAACTCTGCTTTCCAATCATCTCCAACCTCTGCCAAATCTTCAGCTTCTCCACAGGGACCGAGCCGGGGTTCACAAAGAGCAGCTGCAGTTGCTGCTTTATCTTCGGTTCTCACTGCTGAAAAAAAGGATGCTTCTCCTGCCCGACCCGTTAGAAGCCCACTATCTGAAGGTGGCTCACCTG CCATAGCAAAGAGTGAAGAACGTTCTGATGTTGTGGAGAGTAACGAAAGTTCAGACGTCACCACCGAGACATCCGAGCCAATTCAAGAGACAAATGGAGAAGCTTCAGCACCAATATCACCAACAGACGAAAACGAATGTGATAGTGTAGACAGTCAAAGCACTTTCAGTTACGAGCAACTCAGGGCTAAATCCGAGAACCCAGTTACGGGAATCGATTTTAAGAGAAGAGAG GCTTATCTCTCTGCTGAAGAATTTGAGAGAGTACTTGGGATGACGAAAGAGGCGTTCTACAAAATACCAAAGTGGAAGCAAGACATGATGAAGAAGAAAGTTGATTTGTTCTAG